Within Cellulophaga sp. L1A9, the genomic segment GTGATCTGAATTTAAAGAAAGACAGATGCTCCAGGCTTTATTCCCTTCTTTTCTTAGTACATCAATAAATTCAGGCGTAATAGTATCGTGGTCTTGGTTCATTTTGTTGGTCATGAGCAATACATTGCTTTTGAGGGCTTAAAGATAAGTGTTTTTAATAATCATGGTATCCAAAGTTATTTACTTGGTTGGGTCTGTATACTTCGGCTCTTGGTCTTTCTCTTAATAAAAATTCCTCAATGACGACAGTTACCATTTCATCATCTGTATCTGTATCTTCAATTCTATATCCGCTATTTTTATAAAAAGGTTTTGTTTTTAATTCACCGGTCGCTTCATATACCGCTAGGTACATTTTAAAATTCTTATCATAGTCATCGCCATCTCTATGTTTAAAAACGTATCCTATGTATTTTTTATTACGGTAGGTGATCTCTTTTTGTACTAAAAACAATATGGAGTCATTTTCTTCCTTGAAATTCTTTCGTTCAAATAATTGTGCCTCGGCTAATAGTTTTTGTGTCTTGTACTTGGCAGGGAATAAGGGTAACTTATTAACTTCTTTTAATTTTAAGAACAGTAAATTTCGACTATTAATTTCCTTAGCCAATTCGTTGAGTTCTTCTTTGTTTAGGGCATTCGGAGTAGACGCTAATAATGCTGCTTTAGTAGTTTGAATGTCTGGATCTTTAAGTAAATCTAATTTTTTAAAAAACAATTGTACTTCTTTATCTTTAGCAAAAGGCTGTAAAAGCTGAATATAATCTTCTAGAACAGAACTTTTTTTATTTACATTTAAATTATTATAATACTGATTGGTATTTTTATTATTAGTTTTTCCTAGTTCTCTTTTTAATTGAATTTTAGCATCATTTAGCATCTGCTTTCTATATTTCTTATAGCTATTTTTCTTTATGAGGCCTTCTGCTTTTAGTTTTGCTAAAAGCGAAAAGATAGAAGATTTATACTCCTCAATTGCGCTATAGTCCAGAATTTCAGGGTATAGTTTTTTGGCTAGTGGCAAGCTATCCATATACGGTTTAAATATTTGAAAAATTTCATAGGAACTAGATACCAATGGAAGGTCTACGGACATTAAATTTAAAAGTTGTTCTGCAGATTCTGAGGTACTTTTTTTAGCAATCGCTTGCAGAATTTTAGTTTGTGATGATGAGTTATTGTAAGAATCTTGGTAGAAATCACTATAAAAGGCAATAGTTTCAGAATCGTCAATAGCTGCTAAACGCTCAATTAAATAGCTCTGTATGTTTTTCTGGTTTTCTTTAAAATCAAATTCAGTTATAATATGTTTCAGGGAATCAATGTCTTTTTTCTCAAATTGAATAAAAGGATAGCCATTTAAAACAATGCTGTCATTATTTCGGAGTGCTTTAAAAAACTGATTGGTTTTATCTGTTAGAACATTTTTTCCAATAACGGTGTCTAAGGGTTGAAAGTTGTCAAAAAATTCTTGAACAAATTTGCTGGGTTTGCGAATCGTATCGATGACTGCTTGTAGTTCATATAAAGCTCCGCCTTTGAGAATGTTTTTAATCATGATCCCTCGTGTACTAGCAGTGTCTGTAAGGGTTAATTGTAATTCGCTATATCCCTTTGGGTGATGAATAATTTTTTCATGAGTAGTGTTAAACCTTTTGTAAGCATATAATTTCTTTCTAAGAGCCCAAACGGAGTCAAGAGACGTAAACATTAAAAAATCATGAGATTTGTTTAATTGTACGGTAATAGCTTCATTATTTTTATTTTGATAAACGCTTCTCTTCGTGTAAGCATTATAAGGTTTTATTTCTTTTTTATTGTATCCGTTGCTATTCACTACAAACTTTGGTGGTTTTACAGGAGATATAGTAGTAAAAAATAACGCGGTGTCTTTTACCATGGAATATGGTTCAGGATATTTTGCCGCTTTTATTTTAAATGAATTGAAGTACGCAGTGGCTTCTTCTGTATTTGGAGTTAAGATACCTAGCAAATAATAGTCCTCTCCTTTAATCTTTGTCATTAAATGAAGCTGTTTATCACTTAAACTATCGGTTACAGCAACGGACTCTAAACTATTATTTTTAAACTCTTTGTAGGTGGGTTTAAGTTTTAAGTCTTGATAGAAACGGTGTTGTATTTGTTTTAGCTCAAAACTATCTTCTTCAATGTAATTATAATCATGCAGTGTAACTTTTTTTAAAAACCGATAGGTATTATAATTGCTATTTACGCCTTGAATAAATCTATTTCCCGTTCTACGCGTATTGGTAAATGTATAATTAGCGGGCATTTCTACCTCAAAATCATCATAGCTAGAAGATACTATTTTTAGCGTGTTTTTAAGATCTTTAAAGAGTATGCTATTAAAAATAGTATCGGAAAATTGTTTTACATAGGTACCATGCCCGCCCATTTTAAAAATAATAATTTCTAATGGGGTTACAAAGATTTGGTAGCGCTGGTGCTCTCCATTTTTTAACAGATTTTTAATGTCAATTCCTTTAAATCCATTTCTTGAGATATTCGTCTTCTCAATAATTTTTCCTGGGATATTTTCAAATAACAATTTGTCTATATCCTCTATAGAGTATACTGCATCTTCTTTTAGAAAAGAATAGGTCGGAATTCTATTTACCGTAAAGAAACTACCATTTGCCAAATCTGGTGATACATAAAAGGTATTAGAGAATTCTGCTATGGGATATAGCTTGTTTGGGAGAGAGACTGTAAAAAGCGAGTCGTCTACCGATTGGTATAAATACTTGTTTTCTTTAATTTTTTCCTCAAATACTTCTTTTAAGTGCACGCCTTTCTTACTTGATTTAGAGGTGAGTGCTTTTACGGTATATCCTTGCTTACGTAACAACGCTATAACTCCGTGTTCTCCGGGTAAATGAGCAGCGCCGATTCCGGCGAATACCTTTGAGTGTTTAATTGTAGAG encodes:
- a CDS encoding TraB/GumN family protein, whose amino-acid sequence is MSSAQEKNSLLWEISGNGLKQSSYLYGTMHVSKKIAFRLDDVFYEALNNSDVIALESDPNTWLDNEDSMGFAFGESFMTKGFYTSAFKIENPKKEEISSYLGFEDQMINSILYRSDENSQNFEEDTYLDMFIYQAGKKFNKPVIALEDIEESTALVGRASFNSIKDKPAEWLQKKMQQQEPLQLLQDAYRERNINLLDSIDKGMYTEYYLQNMLYTRNINMATKLDSTIKHSKVFAGIGAAHLPGEHGVIALLRKQGYTVKALTSKSSKKGVHLKEVFEEKIKENKYLYQSVDDSLFTVSLPNKLYPIAEFSNTFYVSPDLANGSFFTVNRIPTYSFLKEDAVYSIEDIDKLLFENIPGKIIEKTNISRNGFKGIDIKNLLKNGEHQRYQIFVTPLEIIIFKMGGHGTYVKQFSDTIFNSILFKDLKNTLKIVSSSYDDFEVEMPANYTFTNTRRTGNRFIQGVNSNYNTYRFLKKVTLHDYNYIEEDSFELKQIQHRFYQDLKLKPTYKEFKNNSLESVAVTDSLSDKQLHLMTKIKGEDYYLLGILTPNTEEATAYFNSFKIKAAKYPEPYSMVKDTALFFTTISPVKPPKFVVNSNGYNKKEIKPYNAYTKRSVYQNKNNEAITVQLNKSHDFLMFTSLDSVWALRKKLYAYKRFNTTHEKIIHHPKGYSELQLTLTDTASTRGIMIKNILKGGALYELQAVIDTIRKPSKFVQEFFDNFQPLDTVIGKNVLTDKTNQFFKALRNNDSIVLNGYPFIQFEKKDIDSLKHIITEFDFKENQKNIQSYLIERLAAIDDSETIAFYSDFYQDSYNNSSSQTKILQAIAKKSTSESAEQLLNLMSVDLPLVSSSYEIFQIFKPYMDSLPLAKKLYPEILDYSAIEEYKSSIFSLLAKLKAEGLIKKNSYKKYRKQMLNDAKIQLKRELGKTNNKNTNQYYNNLNVNKKSSVLEDYIQLLQPFAKDKEVQLFFKKLDLLKDPDIQTTKAALLASTPNALNKEELNELAKEINSRNLLFLKLKEVNKLPLFPAKYKTQKLLAEAQLFERKNFKEENDSILFLVQKEITYRNKKYIGYVFKHRDGDDYDKNFKMYLAVYEATGELKTKPFYKNSGYRIEDTDTDDEMVTVVIEEFLLRERPRAEVYRPNQVNNFGYHDY